A region of the Ranitomeya variabilis isolate aRanVar5 chromosome 5, aRanVar5.hap1, whole genome shotgun sequence genome:
tatattctcatacacgggagcagtattatagtagttatattcttgtacataggggcagtattatagtagttatattcttgtacataggagcagtattatagtagttatattcttgtacataggagcagtattatagtagttatattcctgtacatagtggtagtattatagtagttatattcttgtacataggggcagtattatagtagttatattcttatacataggagcagtattatagtagttatattcttgtacataggagcagtattatagtagttatattcttgtacataggagcagtattatagtagttatattcctgtacatagtggtagtattatagtagttatattcttgtacataggggcagtattatagtagttatattcttatacataggggcagtattatagtagttatattcttgtacataggagcagtattatagtagttatattcttgtacataggagcagtattatagtagttatattcttatacatagggtgcagtattatagtagttatattcttgtatataggagcagtattatagcagttatattcttgtacataggggcagtattatagtagttatattcttgtacataggggcagtattatagtagttatattcttgtatataggagcagtattatagtagttatattcttgtacataggagcagtattatagtagttatattcttgtacataggagcagtattatagtagttatattcttgtacataggagcagtattatagtagttatattcttgtacataggggcagtattatagtagttatattcttgtacataggagcagtattatagtagttatattcttgtacataggggcagtattatagtagttatattcttgtgtataggggcagtattatagtagttatattcttgtgtataggggcagtattatagtagttatattcttgtacataggggcagtattatagtagttatattcttgtacataggggcagtattagttatattcttatacataggggcagtattatagtagttatattcttgtatataggagcagtattatagtagttatattcttgtacataggggcagcattatagtagttatattcttatacataggggcagtattatagtagttatattcttgtacataggggcagtattatagtagttatattcttgtacatagggggcagtattatagtagttatattcttgtacatagggggcagtattatagtagttatattcttgtacatatgggcagtattatagtagttatattcttgtacataggagcagtattatagtagttatattcttgtacataggagcagtattatagtagttatattcttgtacataggagcagtattatagtagttatattcttgtacataggggcagtattatagtagttatattcttgtacataggagcagtattatagtagttatattcttgtatataggggcagtattatagtagttatattcttgttcatagggggcagtattatagtagttatattcttgtacataggggcagtattatagtagttatattcttatacataggagcagtattatattagttatattcttatacataggggcagtattatagtagttatattcttgtacataggagcagtattatagtagttatattcttgtatataggagaagtattatagtagttatattcttgtacataggagcagtattatagtagttataatcttgtacataggggcagtattatagtagttatattcttgtacataggggcagtattatagtggttttaTTCTTATATATGGGGTATATATCACAGTAATCCACTACAATTAATAACCGCCATATGTGTCTCGCTGATTGCAGACCGTATATTACCCTGATGTCTGACGCCCCTGTACCTGTACTTGGGCCTTTGTACCTCTGCACGGTCACCCTCATCGTTACCTGAAGAGTAGTCTTTGTCCGGGTTCCTTGCGGATGATGTTGAGCTTGTAGTAATGGCGGAGCGCACGTGACATCTTCTCGTAGGTCATGTTCGTTCTGTTCTGTATATGGAGGTGATAGAAGAATTAGTGCGTGGAGGGGGATGTGAGAATTCGGCAGGAGAAGATATGAGAGACTCACTTTGTGGTTGCCCCAGAGTCGCGCCAAGCCATTGGGGTCCATGATTCGGAAGACCATCGACTCCTTATCTTCCCAGCGGATGAAGTTCTCGTATCGGATGTCGGACAGGAGCTGATACACGTAATCCCAGAGCAGCCGGCAGTCTGGAGGGCGAGAAATACCGAATCAGATGTGCCCCTTATAGTGGGGTCATCTATACCCAGCGTGCACCCcacacatggccgagcggccacgTAACCCCTTTATGCCAGTCACTATGGATGATGACAGGACAGTTTATCACTGTAGCCCCGTAAGTGTGTATATAGATGCCGCCATCTCACCCGCTATCCTCCCCATGGGCATGGTTTGCTCCTCGGGGGGCGAGATGGACACCATGACGTGGTTCATGTACGCCATCTCCTCGCGGTGAGATAAGTTCATGGGTTTGGTCTCGCGCTGCTGCCCGTCGTCGGCTCCCAACCTCGGCTGCTTGAATTCCACGGGATGCCGCGTGTTGAGCAGCAGCGGGTGCATGATGGGGCTGGGCATGAGCTGGATGACTCGCGGGTTCTCCTGCCGCGGGTTCTCCTGCCGCGGGTTCTCCTGCCGCGGGCTGCTGGCTTTGGGCAGGGTATCGTTGGGGCAGTGGTTGGTTTCGGCTGGAGACACAGACAGCGGGTAGGCGTCCTGATTGTGGTGGTTGCTTTCACTTTGCAGTCGGTGGAGGCGATCGGCGGGGGACGGGCGGCGGAGGCTGCTGTCGAGTGGCGAGCGCAGCGGGCGAGGCTCAGGATCCGGAGACGGGTGATGGTTGGAAGTGAGGGGTGAGAAGGATCGGTGGCGCAGCTCTATTGTGGGGGTGTTCTGCGGGTGGATGTCAGAGGGCGTTCTGGGGGGAGGTCGGTGATGAATTTGATCTgaagtaaaaagaagaaaaaaagtcaaaaatcaataaaaaatgacTCTACTCATCCTGAGCCTCCTGGTTCATGAACGGAAAGCTAGAACTGCACTTACCGTCATGGTGGTTCTGGGGGAGAATGATATCGGGGTGACTGTGGAGAGAATTTCCAGTGTGAAACACAGACGGGGGCAGCGGCCGGGGTTTCCTCTGTCGCAGGATGTGCTGCAGAACCTCGTACAAGACGTCACCTGAGGAACAGAAATGCGTTGGAGCAGTTCTGCCCGACACCTCTAGAGGGCGCCACTGCCCAAAAGGAAACCTACAGTAAATACAGGGCCCTGCATCGTGCTCGCTTCTGGAAAAGCTGGGTGACCACGAATACTGCCATCATTACAGCTCACATATGCCAGCTTTCCTGCTTTCCAGAGTCTAAGAGAGCTGGGGATGTCCACGCTGGCAGGGTGTGCTCCCCCTTTTTAACCTTTAGGATAAACGTCCACTCACCTGAGTGGGGGCAGCGGTAGCGGAAGTCCTCCTTGGTGAGGAGCAGGAGGGCTTTACCGTTCATCTCGAATGTATTACTCTCTATGGGATGCAGAGAGAATTCGCCTTCAGCCCAGCGCAGCCACTGAGACACGTCCTCCCGGGACCAGTAAGATGGCGGTAGACCTGGAGAAGAGAGAGCAGCGCTATTACAGCGTCCCAGATACTGCACATTGGTTCATCATAGTCACATGACCACTAGATGGCGGCAAGGGGACCCATGGCCAGTAGAGGGCACCGAGGGGACACATGACCACTAGAGAACCAAGGGGACACATGACCACTAGAGAACCAAGGGGACACATGACCACTAGAGAGCACCGAGGGGACACATGACCACTAGAGAGAACCAAGGGAACACATGACTACTAGAGAGAACCAAGGGGACACATGACCACTAGAGGGCACCGAGGAGACACATGACCACTAGAGAGCACCGAGGGGACACATGACCACTAGAGAGAACCAAGGGATCACATGACCACTAGAGGGAACCAAGGGAACACATGACCACTAGAGGGCACCAAGGGGACACATGACCACTAGAGAGAACCAAGGGCACACATGACCACTAGAGGGCACACATGACCACTAGAGGGCACACATGACCACTAGAGGGCACACATGACCACTAGAGGGCACACATGACCACTAGAGGGCACACATGACCACTAGAGGGCACACATGACCACTAGAGGGCACACATGACCACTAGAGGGCACACATGACCACTAGAGGGCACACATGACCACTAGAGGGCACACATGACCACTAGAGGGCACACATGACCACTAGAGGGCACCGAGGGGACACATGACCACTAGAGGGCGGCAAGGGGACACATGACCACTAGAGGGCACCGAAGGGACACATGACCGCAGAGGGCACCGAGGGGACACATGACTACTAGAGGGCACTGAGGGGACACGACCACTAGAGGGCATCGAGGGGACACATGACTACTACAGGCCACAGAAGGGACATATGACCACTAGAGGGCACCGAGGGGACACAACCAATGGAGGGCACTGAGGGGACACATGACTACTAGAGGGCACAGAAGGGACATATGACCACTAGAGAGAACCATGGCCACAAGATGGCAGTGAAGGGGACAAATTATCACAAGATGGCACAGAGGGAACACATGAACATTAAAAGGCACCGAGAGGACACATGAGTCATGACCACTACAGGGCACAGAGGGGGCGCATGACCACTAGATGACTGGGCAAGATCCAAAAAAATATGGTAgcaattgtaaaaagaaaaaaaataaagtaaaaatttgAAAGAAGTACAAAAATTGGAAAGATCTGTATTCTTAAATAGAACTGGTGCATTTAAATATTTTAATCCCCCCGTCCCCATCATCCACCCTGATGTTCGCCCTCTTGTATTTGGGAAGGAAATTTCTGCGGTCAAAACATACAAGTCCCGACGGTCATTATCAGACCCAGGGCAGAGCGGATGTCACTGTGGAAATCACAACCAACTCCAAACTTCAGGTGGACGGACGGCAGTAGATGACAGCAGCAGTGAGCGGCGGAGGAACAACAACGGAATCTCAGATTAAAGTTTTAGgccaaaaatgtaaagaaaaaaaaataatcaggttTCTGTGCACTGACGGCAATCAGGGATCTGGAAAATGGTAAAAACATTAAGCAAAAGTCTGAATTTATGAAGACCGGCTCTGAACACTGGGAATAAAGCCGTCAGGTCTCCTGCACCAGAAATGAAGTCAGATATGTTACAATAACCCTGACACTTTCACCACCTTCTGCCCACTTTGAATGAAGCAGCTGACGACTTTGGAACTTTTTTCCTACAGCAAAATCAGCCTCACCATCCTAGTTCCAGTTAGACTTAAAAATTAGCAGCACTTTTCCTAATTGAAATAAAGCCTAATTATCGTAGGAGGCTGGACGCCGGCCCGTCACGataaaatgaagaaaattaaaAACCACAACTGTAACAACTGATAACTTTTCTACATAACAACCTGCATGGTCCCTCTCCtccataacaagctggatggtccctctcctccataacaagctggatggttcctCTCCTCCATAGAACGCTGCATGGTCCCTCTCCACCATAACAAGCTGCATGGTCCCTCtcctccataacaagctgcatggtccctctcctccataacaagctgcatggtccctctcctccataacaagctgcatggtccctctcctccataacaagctgcatggtCCCTCTCCTCCATAATAAGCTGCATGGTCCCTCTCCTCCATAATAAGCTGCATGGTCCCTCtcctccataacaagctgcatggtCCCTCTCCTCCATAATAAGCTGCATGGTCCCTCtcctccataacaagctgcatggtCCCTCTCCTCCATAATAAGCTGCATGGTCCCTCtcctccataacaagctgcatggtccctctcctccataacaagctgcatggtCCCTCTCCTCCATAATAAGCTGCATGGTCCCTCtcctccataacaagctgcatggtccctctcctccataacaagctgcatggtccctctcctccataacaagctgcatggtCCCTCTCCttcataacaagctggatggtccctctccttcaTAACAAGCTGCATGGTCCCTCTCCATCATAACAAGCTGCATGGTCCCTCTCCTGGATAACAAGCTGCATGGTCCCTCTCCTGGATAACAAGCTGCATGGTCCCTTtcctccataacaagctgcatggtCCCTTtcctccataacaagctgcatggtCCCTCTCCTGGATAACAAGCTGCATGGTCCCTCTCctggataacaagctggatggtccctttcctctataacaagctggatggtccctttcCTCCATAACAAGCTGGATGATCCCTTtcctccataacaagctgcatggtccctctcctccataacaagctggatggtccctttcctccataacaagctgcatggtccctctcctcaataacaagctgcatggtccctctcctggataacaagctggatggtccctttcctccataacaagctggatggtccctctcctccatAACAAGTTGCATGGTCCCTCTTCTCCTGAGTCCGGAGGATACGGTTTCTGAGGTTTCCATGAAGAATTTTCCATTTTGCCCCCATCCAGAGGCTGCGGCCCAGGGAAGACGGCAGCGTTTCCGGATTGTGTGGATATAGGACTTCTTTAGCTTTCACTTGCATTTGTATTTGTACAGAGACTGATCACAGACTGATTTCTGGATTATTCTTTAGCTCGTGCAGAGATTCCTGCCTGTACATAGcgcagtgtgttatgatctggtggcctaggagcag
Encoded here:
- the ETV6 gene encoding transcription factor ETV6 isoform X1, encoding MSHPGAPALLCQQEHISYSPPESPGQNCVTPSPSSLHVSGPRTYRMEEDPVRLPAHLRLPPSYWSREDVSQWLRWAEGEFSLHPIESNTFEMNGKALLLLTKEDFRYRCPHSGDVLYEVLQHILRQRKPRPLPPSVFHTGNSLHSHPDIILPQNHHDDQIHHRPPPRTPSDIHPQNTPTIELRHRSFSPLTSNHHPSPDPEPRPLRSPLDSSLRRPSPADRLHRLQSESNHHNQDAYPLSVSPAETNHCPNDTLPKASSPRQENPRQENPRQENPRVIQLMPSPIMHPLLLNTRHPVEFKQPRLGADDGQQRETKPMNLSHREEMAYMNHVMVSISPPEEQTMPMGRIADCRLLWDYVYQLLSDIRYENFIRWEDKESMVFRIMDPNGLARLWGNHKNRTNMTYEKMSRALRHYYKLNIIRKEPGQRLLFRFMKTPEEIMSGSRTDRLEHLESQELDEQMFQEDDC
- the ETV6 gene encoding transcription factor ETV6 isoform X2, which produces MRRLGGEWRKWQEHISYSPPESPGQNCVTPSPSSLHVSGPRTYRMEEDPVRLPAHLRLPPSYWSREDVSQWLRWAEGEFSLHPIESNTFEMNGKALLLLTKEDFRYRCPHSGDVLYEVLQHILRQRKPRPLPPSVFHTGNSLHSHPDIILPQNHHDDQIHHRPPPRTPSDIHPQNTPTIELRHRSFSPLTSNHHPSPDPEPRPLRSPLDSSLRRPSPADRLHRLQSESNHHNQDAYPLSVSPAETNHCPNDTLPKASSPRQENPRQENPRQENPRVIQLMPSPIMHPLLLNTRHPVEFKQPRLGADDGQQRETKPMNLSHREEMAYMNHVMVSISPPEEQTMPMGRIADCRLLWDYVYQLLSDIRYENFIRWEDKESMVFRIMDPNGLARLWGNHKNRTNMTYEKMSRALRHYYKLNIIRKEPGQRLLFRFMKTPEEIMSGSRTDRLEHLESQELDEQMFQEDDC
- the ETV6 gene encoding transcription factor ETV6 isoform X3 is translated as MSSAQFCIKQEHISYSPPESPGQNCVTPSPSSLHVSGPRTYRMEEDPVRLPAHLRLPPSYWSREDVSQWLRWAEGEFSLHPIESNTFEMNGKALLLLTKEDFRYRCPHSGDVLYEVLQHILRQRKPRPLPPSVFHTGNSLHSHPDIILPQNHHDDQIHHRPPPRTPSDIHPQNTPTIELRHRSFSPLTSNHHPSPDPEPRPLRSPLDSSLRRPSPADRLHRLQSESNHHNQDAYPLSVSPAETNHCPNDTLPKASSPRQENPRQENPRQENPRVIQLMPSPIMHPLLLNTRHPVEFKQPRLGADDGQQRETKPMNLSHREEMAYMNHVMVSISPPEEQTMPMGRIADCRLLWDYVYQLLSDIRYENFIRWEDKESMVFRIMDPNGLARLWGNHKNRTNMTYEKMSRALRHYYKLNIIRKEPGQRLLFRFMKTPEEIMSGSRTDRLEHLESQELDEQMFQEDDC
- the ETV6 gene encoding transcription factor ETV6 isoform X4, whose amino-acid sequence is MEEDPVRLPAHLRLPPSYWSREDVSQWLRWAEGEFSLHPIESNTFEMNGKALLLLTKEDFRYRCPHSGDVLYEVLQHILRQRKPRPLPPSVFHTGNSLHSHPDIILPQNHHDDQIHHRPPPRTPSDIHPQNTPTIELRHRSFSPLTSNHHPSPDPEPRPLRSPLDSSLRRPSPADRLHRLQSESNHHNQDAYPLSVSPAETNHCPNDTLPKASSPRQENPRQENPRQENPRVIQLMPSPIMHPLLLNTRHPVEFKQPRLGADDGQQRETKPMNLSHREEMAYMNHVMVSISPPEEQTMPMGRIADCRLLWDYVYQLLSDIRYENFIRWEDKESMVFRIMDPNGLARLWGNHKNRTNMTYEKMSRALRHYYKLNIIRKEPGQRLLFRFMKTPEEIMSGSRTDRLEHLESQELDEQMFQEDDC